In Sphingobacterium sp. PCS056, the following proteins share a genomic window:
- a CDS encoding succinate dehydrogenase/fumarate reductase iron-sulfur subunit: MSAHMNLTLKVWRQKNDKSKGQFVTVQANDIADDMSFLEMLDIVNDELTRKGEDPIYFDHDCREGICGMCSLVINGRPHGPKYGITTCQLHMRSFHDGQTIVIEPWRAAAFPVLKDLAVDRTAFDRIQQAGGYTNVNTGGAQDANNILIPKRIADEAFESATCIGCGACVAACKNASAMLFVSAKISQFALLPQGQTERYERAQAMVDQMDAEGFGNCTNTGACEAECPKGIKLTNIARMNREYLGAKLFREEDIHG; the protein is encoded by the coding sequence ATGAGTGCACATATGAATTTAACGCTAAAAGTTTGGCGTCAAAAAAACGATAAATCAAAAGGTCAATTCGTAACTGTACAAGCAAATGATATCGCCGATGATATGTCATTCTTAGAAATGCTTGATATCGTAAATGATGAATTGACTCGTAAAGGCGAAGATCCTATTTACTTTGATCATGACTGTCGTGAAGGGATTTGCGGAATGTGTTCATTAGTGATCAACGGACGTCCTCACGGACCGAAATATGGTATCACTACTTGTCAATTGCACATGCGTTCATTCCATGATGGACAAACAATTGTTATTGAACCTTGGAGAGCTGCTGCGTTCCCTGTATTGAAAGATTTAGCGGTAGATCGTACTGCATTTGACCGTATTCAACAAGCTGGTGGTTATACCAATGTAAATACGGGAGGTGCACAGGATGCTAATAACATTTTGATTCCAAAACGTATTGCAGATGAGGCTTTCGAATCAGCGACTTGTATCGGTTGTGGTGCTTGTGTTGCTGCTTGTAAGAATGCATCAGCGATGTTATTCGTTTCAGCAAAGATATCTCAATTCGCTTTATTACCACAAGGTCAAACGGAACGTTATGAGCGTGCTCAGGCGATGGTTGATCAAATGGATGCAGAAGGTTTTGGTAACTGTACTAATACTGGTGCTTGTGAAGCAGAATGTCCTAAAGGTATCAAATTAACAAATATTGCTCGAATGAATCGTGAGTACTTGGGTGCAAAACTTTTCAGAGAGGAAGATATCCACGGATAA